CGACGTGCTCGTCGACGGCATGCGCGGCTCGAGCTCGCTGTGGTACCGCGTGCGGGTCAATCTGCAGCACGTGCCGGAGGAGTCGCGGCCCGCGCAGGGCGAGCTGCTCGCGTCCTACGATCCGTGGGCGTGAGGCGCGAGACTCGACACGATGTGGGCGAGGCCCCATTCGACCGCGTCGTCGACGCTGCCGCCGAGGCGGAACGCGCCGAGCAGTTCCATCGACGCGACCCCCGTCACCCACGCCGTGACCGACATCACGACCTACGGCGCCGACTTCGAGCGGCTGCTCCCGCTCTCACGCTGCGGGCTCGGAGGTGGGACCGGGTCCCGGGGGTCGGCCCCCGGGACCCAGTCCTTGCCGAAGGCGGGCCGGATATCCCCGTACCGCGCGAAGAGCCAGACGCCCAGCAGACCGAGGTAGCCGCTGATGAGCTTGTCGACGAGGGAGAGGACGAGGTTCGTCGAGAAGACGGCCGTCCACAGCCCAGCGCCGAGCGCGGCGACGAGCGCACCCAGGGCATCCTCCCCGGTGTGCCCGGTCGAACCGCCGAACACGAGCACGAGGATCGGCACGGCGACGATCGAGCACGCGACGGAGACGATCGCATTGAGCAGGAGGAAGCGCAGCGCAGTCTTGCCCATCCCCCACGCGCGCACCCCGTACCCCCAGATCAGCGCGCCGGCCACGTTCACGAGTGCGAACCAGAGCGTGTTCGGATCGCCCTCCAGCAGCGAGCCCAGCATGTTGTTCGCGAGCGCCGCCGCGACGCCGTACCACGGGCCGAGGACGAGCGCAGCGACCGCGGTGCCCGTCATGTCGAGGAAAAGCGGGACGCCGATGTCGGCGACGAACTGCCCGCCGAGGTTGTTCAGCGCGAAGGCCGCGACCACGATGAGGAGCGCGACCAGGGGACGCCGATGCTGCTTCGCCTGCGTCGCGGCGACGAGCGCGTGGCCGGCGTCGGGGGTGACGCGCACCTCGGGAACGGGCGGTCGCAGCGGCGTCGGCGGAACCCCCGCCATGACGTCGACAGCGCGCTCGCGCCAGCGCCTCGCCTCATCCGCGTCGTCGGTCAGCGCGAGGACGATCTCGCCGATGAGCGCCGGATTGATCCGCGTGCGGCCGGCGCGGAACGCGTCGTAGACCGTGGAGCGCGGGACGCGGGCCGCTGCGGGCGACAGGCCCGACCCGGCGCGGCGATCCCCGATCCTCGCCGCCAGCGTCGCGTATGAGACGGCCCCGCAGCCGAGCCGGAGCCGCTCGAGCGCTCCCGTCACGTCGTCCAGGGTGACGGCGCGCTCAAGGTCGATGCGAGACGACTCACCCGCGAGCTCGTCCGACAGCATTGGCAAGGTCCGCTTCCCCCCGGTATTCGTCCTCTTCAGCCGAGCCTATAGATCCGGCTATGCCGCGCCAAAACGCCGCTGCCGCCGATCGCGGCCGCGCCGTGTCTCCGCGGAATCAGCGGTCTGACCCTGCCGGATCAGGTGCGCCGCGGACGCGCGAGCACGTCCGCCACGGCCGACGCGAGTGCGCTCATCGCGTGCTCGGCATCCACCGCACGGGATACCGCGACCGCGTCGCGCGCGAGGCGCGCGCGCCGTGCGGCATCCGTGAGGACGTCGATGAGCGCGGCCGCGAGCGCGTCCTCATCGCCGTCGGGAACGAGGATCCCGCCGCCGTGCGCGAGCAGGTCGCGCGGCCCGTAGCGGATGTCGAACACGACGGCGGGGCACCCGTGTGCGAGTGCCTCCGCGAGCGCGAGCCCCTGCCCCTCGAACGCCGAGGTCTGCAGATACACCGACGCCTCGTCGAGCACACGACGCGGATCCAGCGTCGCGCCACGCAGCGCGACGTGCGCGGCGAGGCCGCGCTCCTCGATGAGGGCTTGCAGGCGGTCGCGCTCGGCGCCCTCGCCGTACACGTCGAGGCGCGCATGCGGCACGGCCGCCACGACGCGCGCGAACGCACGGATCGCGGCATCCACGCGCTTGCCCGGCGCGAGGCGGCCGAGCATCACGACGCGGCCCGCGTCCCGCGCGCGCGCGGGGACGACGGATGCCGCGGCGGCGACGCCGTGCGGAGCCACGACATGCACGTCCGACGCGCCGAAACGCGCGCTCACGTCGCGGTGCTGCGCGGCGGTGGGCCACAGCACGGCGTCGAAGCGCTCGGCGAGCGGGAACCAGCGCGTCCACAACGGGTTCAGCCCCGCGTCGGGCGTGTACGGCGGCTCGAGGTGGATCGTGTGGATCGCGTGTATGAGGCGCACGTCCGGATCCGCCCACCCGACGAGCAGTTCGCCGAGCTGACGCGACTCGCACACCACAGCGACCGGCTTGTCCGCGAGCGCGCGCAGGCCCGCGACGACCGTGTCCAGCCACGCGCGGTACAGCGCACCGAAGCCGTCCAGGACGCCCGCGACCGCGCCGCCGCGTGCGCGCACGACGACGGGTGCCGTGCTGATGTGCCAATCCGGATCGCCCGCGAGCACCGGCAGTTCGAGCACCGCGCGACCGTCCGCACCGGGGATCTCGCGGTACGTCAACGCCGGATCCGGTTCGCCGGCGTGCGCGGCCGCCCGCAGCCACGCGGCGGCGCCGCCGTGCGGATCGGCCGCCTCGTCGAACAGGTTGCGCAGCCGCGCGGGGTCCTCCAGCAGCCCTCTCCGCACGAACTCCGCACGATGCGCGTCGTGATCCGCGTGCGTGCCCGGATCGACGGTGAGCAGCACGGGCCCCCGCCCGCCGTCCACGCCAGCGTCGGCCATGTGCCGAGCGCGCCGGAGCGCTGCGATCGTGAAGCCGCCGTCGAGGTCGGGGACGAGCCGGCTCGACAGGCTCACGTACCACGCGTCGGGGAAGTCGGTCACCCCGCCACCTGCTCGATCCGGAACACCGGGAACCCCGGCGCGACCTCGCGCAGTCGCTCGTCGGGCGACCCCGCGTCGACGTTCTCGAAGAAGCGGCCCACCTCCCACGCCCAGGACTTCAGATACGCGCGCAGGATCGGAGGCTTGTCGTCATCGCGCACCTCGATGGCGCGGAACGCGGTCGCCCGTCCCCGCACGCGCAGCTCTCCTGCGCCGGCCACGCGGAGGTTCCGCACCCACTGCGCATGACCCCGGGGCGCGACGAGATAGACGCCCCCGCCGACCCGCAGCGGATTGACCGGCGTCGTGCGCCACTCCCCGCTCGTGCGTCCGCGCACCGCGAGCACGCGGCTGCCCGCGAGCGGCAGACCGATGCGGGTGAGGAATCCGACGACGCGGTTCACCACCGCGTCCACCGCCGTGGGCCGCACGAACCGATCGCTCATACCCCCATCCTGCCGCGTCCGCCACGCGTCGGCATCCGCGCCGGCATCCGCGCCGGCGGAGCAGAGAGGCTCGGGCGGTGTTTTGTCAATCGCAAAGTGCCCGCGCGGTCCGCGTCGATACGCTCGGACACACCACCGCGGGCACGGGTACCGCGGCGACGACAGGGGGGAAACAGTATGGGTACGGCACAACGATCGGCATACGGCGCGGCACTGGCACTGGCCCTCGTGCTCACCGGATGCGCCGCGGCGCCCGCCCCCGACCCCGACCCCGCCGATACCCCGGCCGCGACCGACGAGGTCGTCGAGGTCGTCGAAACGGTCACCGTGACCGGTTCCGGCGGAGAGATCGAGGTCGCGCTCCATCCCCTCGTCCGGATCGATGACCACCTCGTCCTCACGGCCGATATCACCGCGGTCGAGCTTCCCGAAGGCGAGGAGTTCATCTCCCCCAGTGCATGGTTCGACCTGGAGACGATACCCGGCGTACCGGTGGCCGGCGGCGCCCTGCGGCTGATCGACGCGACCTCAGGAAGCATCCATCTTCCCGCCGTCGATGCGGCCGGCGCCCCGATCGGCAGCGTGGTCACACGGTCGCTGACCGTGAGGGCCGAACCCGTACGGCTGCAGCGGGTCTTCGCCGCCCCCGAAGAGGCGGATGCCGCGATGGGGCTCGTGCTCCCCGGCGCCTACCTCGATGCGTTCCCGGTCGTCGACGGGGAGCCGCCGGAAACCGAGGATGACCTGGCCCTGGACGACATCGACCAGGCCCCGGTGGTGCCGCTGGAGAGCACCACGCGCGAGCTGGACGGGGCGGTGCAGGTCACGCAGTCGAGCGAAACGCTGCAGATCAGCCTCAGCGGCGACGTGCTGTTCGCCTTCGGGTCGGCCGAACTCGGCGCGGATGCCGCGACGATCCTGGGCAGCGTCGTCGAGACCCTCGGCACTCGTGAAGCCGGCGTGGTCGACATCGTGGGCCACACCGACGACGTCGGCGACGATGCGTCGAACCAGGCACTGTCGGAGGCGCGGGCCGCGGCCGTCGCCGACGCCCTCGGCAGCCTCCTGGAATCGGACGAGTTCGAGCTGCGCCCATCGGGCCGGGGCGAGAGCGCGCCGGTGGCTGCCAACGACTCCGACGCGAACCGGCAGCTGAATCGACGCGTGTCCCTCACCCTCACCACCACCCGGTTGAGCCAGACCGAGGTCGCTGCCGAGGGCCAGTTGCCGCCGTTCGAAGACGGGCCGATCGCCCCCGGTCCCGAGGGCGTGGAGCTGGACCTGGGCGCCGCGGGCACCTTCCAGGTCGCGGTGCCTTCGGCGCGAAGGGTGGACGGGATGCTGTCGGTCGTGGTCGAAGCGACGCGCACCGACGACGGCGCGTACCGTGTGGGCACGGTCGCGAACCTCTCGCCCGGGCCGTGGAGCTACCGCGGAGAGGGTGCCGGCACGCGGCTCTACCCGTTCGCACCGCGTCTCGTGGTCGGCACGAGCGCGCTGTATCCGCTGGACTACCCGATCGGCGCGAGGGGATCGGACGTCCAGTGGCGCCTGGCCGGCCAGACCGAGGGGCGTGACGGCGCCTCGGGCGGACAGACGCTGCGCTTCCTCGCTCTCTTCCCCGACGTACCGGATGCCGAGACCCTGACGCTGGAGACCGACGGCGGGTCGGCGTGGTCGACGACCTACCGCCTCACCGACATCCCGATCGAGTGAGCGGCGCGGCATCCCACGCGTCGGCCACCCGACGTGACCCCGCGTACGACGGATGCCCCGGGCGCACGGCCCGGGGCATCCCTCACATCACTCCCACTCGATGGTCCCCGGGGGCTTCGAGGTCACATCGAGCACCACGCGGTTGATGTCGCGCACCTCGTTCGTGATGCGGTTCGAGATCTTGGAGAGTACGTCGTACGGCAGACGCGTCCAGTCGGCGGTCATCGCGTCCTCGGACGAGACCGGACGCAGCACGATCGGGTGACCGTACGTGCGGCCGTCGCCCTGCACGCCCACCGAACGGACGTCCGCGAGCAGCACCACCGGGCACTGCCAGATCTCGTTGTCGAGACCGGCCTTGGTCAGCTCGGCGCGGGCGATGGCGTCGGCGTCACGCAGGATCTCGAGACGATCAGCGGTGACCTCGCCCACGATCCGGATGCCGAGGCCGGGCCCCGGAAACGGCTGGCGGCCGACGATGGCCTCGGGCAGCCCCAGCTCGCGGCCGATCGCGCGCACCTCGTCCTTGAAGAGGGTCCGCAGCGGCTCGACGAGCTCGAACTGCATGTCCTCGGGGAGACCGCCCACGTTGTGGTGGCTCTTGATGTTCGCCGTACCGGTGCCGCCACCGGATTCCACGACGTCGGGGTAGAGCGTGCCCTGCACGAGGAAGCGGATGGGGTCGCCCTCCGCCGCCGCCTCGGCGATGAGGTCGGACTGCACCTTCTCGAACGCGCGGATGAACTCGCGCCCGATGATCTTGCGCTTCTGTTCCGGGTCGCTGACACCGGCCAGCGCGTTCAGGAAGGTCTCCCGCGCGTCGACCGTGATGAGCCGGACGCCGGTCGAGGCGACGTAGTCGTTCTCGACCTGCTCGCGCTCACCCTTGCGCAGGAGCCCGTGATCGATGAACACGGCCGTCAGCTGGTCGCCGACCGCCTTGTGCACGAGCGCGGTGGAGACCGCGGAGTCCACGCCACCGGACAGGGCGGAGATCACCCGGCTGCTGCCGATCTGCGCGCGGATCTTCTCCACCTGCTCGGCGATCACGTTGCCGCTGTTCCAGTCCGAGGGAAGACCCGCGGCGCGGTGGAGGAAGTTCTCGAGCACCGCCTGACCGTGGTCGGAGT
The sequence above is a segment of the Microbacterium caowuchunii genome. Coding sequences within it:
- a CDS encoding glycosyltransferase, whose translation is MTDFPDAWYVSLSSRLVPDLDGGFTIAALRRARHMADAGVDGGRGPVLLTVDPGTHADHDAHRAEFVRRGLLEDPARLRNLFDEAADPHGGAAAWLRAAAHAGEPDPALTYREIPGADGRAVLELPVLAGDPDWHISTAPVVVRARGGAVAGVLDGFGALYRAWLDTVVAGLRALADKPVAVVCESRQLGELLVGWADPDVRLIHAIHTIHLEPPYTPDAGLNPLWTRWFPLAERFDAVLWPTAAQHRDVSARFGASDVHVVAPHGVAAAASVVPARARDAGRVVMLGRLAPGKRVDAAIRAFARVVAAVPHARLDVYGEGAERDRLQALIEERGLAAHVALRGATLDPRRVLDEASVYLQTSAFEGQGLALAEALAHGCPAVVFDIRYGPRDLLAHGGGILVPDGDEDALAAALIDVLTDAARRARLARDAVAVSRAVDAEHAMSALASAVADVLARPRRT
- a CDS encoding nitroreductase family deazaflavin-dependent oxidoreductase, with the protein product MSDRFVRPTAVDAVVNRVVGFLTRIGLPLAGSRVLAVRGRTSGEWRTTPVNPLRVGGGVYLVAPRGHAQWVRNLRVAGAGELRVRGRATAFRAIEVRDDDKPPILRAYLKSWAWEVGRFFENVDAGSPDERLREVAPGFPVFRIEQVAG
- a CDS encoding OmpA family protein, whose product is MGTAQRSAYGAALALALVLTGCAAAPAPDPDPADTPAATDEVVEVVETVTVTGSGGEIEVALHPLVRIDDHLVLTADITAVELPEGEEFISPSAWFDLETIPGVPVAGGALRLIDATSGSIHLPAVDAAGAPIGSVVTRSLTVRAEPVRLQRVFAAPEEADAAMGLVLPGAYLDAFPVVDGEPPETEDDLALDDIDQAPVVPLESTTRELDGAVQVTQSSETLQISLSGDVLFAFGSAELGADAATILGSVVETLGTREAGVVDIVGHTDDVGDDASNQALSEARAAAVADALGSLLESDEFELRPSGRGESAPVAANDSDANRQLNRRVSLTLTTTRLSQTEVAAEGQLPPFEDGPIAPGPEGVELDLGAAGTFQVAVPSARRVDGMLSVVVEATRTDDGAYRVGTVANLSPGPWSYRGEGAGTRLYPFAPRLVVGTSALYPLDYPIGARGSDVQWRLAGQTEGRDGASGGQTLRFLALFPDVPDAETLTLETDGGSAWSTTYRLTDIPIE
- the guaA gene encoding glutamine-hydrolyzing GMP synthase, which codes for MTEQTETSQRPVLVVDFGAQYAQLIARRVREAGVYSEIVPHTATAEEISAKNPVGIILSGGPSSVYEPGAPSLDAGVFDLGVPTLGICYGFQVMAKTLGGEVANTGLREYGATDATIITDNVLLDGQPVEQNVWMSHGDQVAEAPPGFQVLARTAATPVAAFGDDVRKFYGVQWHPEVKHSDHGQAVLENFLHRAAGLPSDWNSGNVIAEQVEKIRAQIGSSRVISALSGGVDSAVSTALVHKAVGDQLTAVFIDHGLLRKGEREQVENDYVASTGVRLITVDARETFLNALAGVSDPEQKRKIIGREFIRAFEKVQSDLIAEAAAEGDPIRFLVQGTLYPDVVESGGGTGTANIKSHHNVGGLPEDMQFELVEPLRTLFKDEVRAIGRELGLPEAIVGRQPFPGPGLGIRIVGEVTADRLEILRDADAIARAELTKAGLDNEIWQCPVVLLADVRSVGVQGDGRTYGHPIVLRPVSSEDAMTADWTRLPYDVLSKISNRITNEVRDINRVVLDVTSKPPGTIEWE